AAAGGATGCATCGTTCATTGAAACAGGAGATTCGCAAAGGGAAAAATATGCGTCAGCAGCAACGAATCTTTCGATCTTGGCGGCGAATTTATAATCACAAGCGAGAGCATGAATTTCTTGGACAACAGGTCCCAGCAAGTTTGTATACTCTCTCAGACAGAAAGTATCCACCTGTCATTCCTGACTTTTCGTACACAAATATCCATAGTGTCCGACGGGTGAAATTCAATGGTCAAATCAAATGGCAAGGGAAACGGCGTTATATAAATCAGGGATTGCGGGGTTGTTCAGTTGGATTGTTGGAGAATAGAAATGGCGACATGAACGTCTACGCTGGATCAGTATTGTTGGGTGTGCTCAAAAACTCCGACTCCAGGGGCCTAATCAGGCCCCTGGAGTCGGAAGAGCGGTGGTAAAAGTGTTACCCATGTACCCGGACAAAAGTGTTACCCATGTTCCGGGTTGCACAGGTTGATTTTTTGAATTTATTTGCTCAAAAGCATATCCCTATGTACTTTTTGGGTGCTTCAGGAAAGTTTCGCTTGCGTCAGACTCTATTAAAAAGTTGGGGCAAGACAACGCACTTGAGGAAAGATTGAATATCTACGGACTCCCCGGTGGGGGAAAAGGGAAGTTTTTAGAAGCACAAAAAATAATATTGCTATCACGTTTGGTCATCAAGGAATATATGAAGAAATGTTTTATAATAATTTCTTTGTTTATGATTTGGATTCGATGCCTTATGACTAATTTTGTGTGCCAGACGAGTATCTTTTAGCATATAATGGCGATGACATTTTTAAACTGAATGAGAATTCCCCCGGTTCTGCCGGAGGACCCCAAAAGTTTGACTTTTACAGGAGTAGAATAAAGCTTCCCCTGATGAGCTGCTCGTAGTGAGCACAGAAGAGGCTTAAATGAAGAGTAAGTCGAGCCTATGTCACACACGATGGGACTGCAAGTATCATATAGTTTTGATTTCCAAATGTAGGCGAAAAGTATTGTATGGAAGGCTGCGAACGTATTTAGGTGATGTTTTCCACAAGCTCGCCAACCAACGCGAAAGTGAAATATTGGAAGGGCTTTTGTGTAAAGATCATGTGCATATGCTGATCGTTATTTCGCCTAAATATTCAGTTGCGCAAGTAGTAGGTTTCATAAAAAGAAAAGAGTGCCATTTGTATTGCTCGTGAAGTTCAGAATCGAGCACGAGGATTTGTAGGGCAGAGCTTTTGGGTGCGTGGGTACTTTGTATCAACCGTAGGTCGCTATGAAAAAGTCATCCGTGAATACATCCAGAAGCAAGAGGAAAATGATAAGCGAATTGAGTAATTAAAGCTCCAGATGTAATCCAAAATAAGTCGCTTCGAGCGGCTCAGGGAATCAAGCCCCCGGCTTTGCCGGGGGCTTGAATGACAAACAGATAGTTGGCAGAGCGGGGGGGGCAATGAAATTGAACAAAAGTTTTATCAACTACGATAACCAAATGAGAAAAGAACCATGATTGATACACGAAACAAATTTGGAACGAAGTATTGCGTTGGCAATGGTGTGGAAATAGGTGCCGGAGTCTGCCCGACAGAAGTTCATCAAAGCTCTACGGTTGTGTATGTTGACAAACAGTCACCTGAGGGACTGCGACAATACTTTGGTGTTGACCAGGTGGTTGAGGCCCAGAGCATCCAATCCATTGCGAATCAGGAATTTGATTTCGTCATTGCTAATCACGTCCTGGAACATTGCTCCAACGTAATCAAGGAACTCCTGAAGTGGATCAAGCTTCTCCGAA
This window of the Pseudodesulfovibrio sp. JC047 genome carries:
- a CDS encoding integrase core domain-containing protein, encoding RVDNGTPFAGHGAGGLSQLNILWLRLGIDVEFIKPGKPQQNGAHERMHRSLKQEIRKGKNMRQQQRIFRSWRRIYNHKREHEFLGQQVPASLYTLSDRKYPPVIPDFSYTNIHSVRRVKFNGQIKWQGKRRYINQGLRGCSVGLLENRNGDMNVYAGSVLLGVLKNSDSRGLIRPLESEERW